GTTATATGAGTAATTCAAAACAGATCGAAATAAAAGGGGCACGCGTCAATAACCTCAAAAACATCGACGTAAACATTCCCCGCAACACTTTTACAGTTATCACGGGACTCTCCGGATCAGGAAAATCATCACTGGCATTCGACACGTTGTATGCCGAAGGGCAACGGCGTTATGTAGAGAGCCTTTCAGCTTATGCACGGCAGTTCCTTGGACGCATGAACAAGCCGGAATGTGACTATATACACGGCATTCCTCCCGCCATCGCCATCGAACAAAAGACCACTTCACGCAATCCGCGTTCCACGGTAGGTACTTCTACTGAAATTTATGAATACCTGCGGTTGTTATATGCCCGCATCGGCAAAACCATCTCTCCCGTTTCAGGCATAGAGGTAAAACGCCATTACGTACACGATGTGGTGGCTAAAATGCAGGAATATCGCGAGGGAACACGTATGGCAGTGCTGTCTCATATCCAGTTGCGGAACGGGCGTAATCTGCGCAACCAGTTGGAGATACTGCTGAAAGAGGGTTTTACCCGAATAGATGTAGGAGAACAGTTTTACCGTATTGAAGAACTGCTGGAACAGAATAAATTACCGTCGGAGAACGAGGTGTTGCTGGTAATCGACCGCCTCTCCTGTTCCTCCGACAAGGCGACAATGAACCGGCTGTCCGACTCGGTGGAAACTGCTTTTTTGGAAGGAGATGGTGAATGTATTGTCCGTTTCTGGGGTGAAAACGGAATTGAATCATTCACTTTTTCCAATCGTTTCGAAGCGGATGGCATTACTTTCGAAGAACCGACCGAGATGATGTTCAACTTTAATAGTCCCGCCGGTGCATGCCCCAAGTGCGAGGGATTCGGAAAGGTAGTAGGTATTGATGAGAATCTGGTAATCCCCGACAAGAGCCTCTCGGTACAGGAGGAGTGCGTACAGTGCTGGAGAGGGGAAAAGATGAGTGAATGGAGGCAGGAATTCGTACATAATGCCTATAAAGTCGATTTTCCTATCCACCGGGCTTATTACGACCTGACGGATACTGAAAAGGATATCCTCTGGAACGGTCGACATGACCTCGGCATTTACGGGATCAACGATTTTTTCGCAATGCTTGAGAAAAACCTCTACAAGATACAATACCGGGTCATGCTGGCCCGTTATCGTGGAAAGACCGGTTGCCCCGTGTGCAAAGGTTCACGACTCAAGAAAGAAGCATTTTACGTAAAGGTAGGCGGAAAATCGATCACCGAACTGGTAGTGATGCCGGTCACCGAACTGAAGGCATTTTTTGATCAACTTACATTGAACGAAACCGATGCTGCCATTGCGGAGCGCCTTCTTACAGAGATACGTAATCGGGTGCAGTTCCTCCTGAATGTCGGACTGGGTTATCTCACCCTCAACCGCCTTTCAAATACGCTCTCCGGAGGTGAAAGCCAACGCATCAACCTGGTATCGTCATTGGGTAGCAGTTTGGTGGGCTCGCTCTATATCCTCGACGAACCAAGTATCGGACTCCATTCACGCGATACCTATCTGCTGATCGGTGTATTGCGCGACTTGCAACAAATGGGAAATACAGTCGTAGTGGTAGAACACGATGAGGAAATTATCCGTGCAGCGGATTATATCATCGACATAGGCCCCAAGGCAGGTCGATTGGGAGGTGAGGTAATCTACCAAGGCAATGTAGCCGAGTTGGAAGAGAAAAGCGACAGCTATACCGTCAAATACCTTACGGGTGAAGAGGAGATTGAAATACCCAAAGTCCGCCGTAAATGGAACAACTATATCGAAGTAAAGGGAGCCCGACAGAATAACCTGAAGAATATCGACGTGAAGTTCCCCTTGAACGTGATGACCGTAGTAACAGGCGTCAGTGGATCGGGTAAATCATCTCTTGTGAATGATGTGCTTTTCAATTCATTACAACACCATTATAAGGGTACTGCGCTGGAGCATGCCGAATTCAACGGTATCGGCGGAGATCTCAAGCTGATGAAAGGAGTGGAATACGTAGACCAGAATCCTATCGGGAAATCATCACGCTCCAACCCGGTCACCTACCTCAAGGCATTCGACGAAATCCGTAAACTTTATGCCGCACAACCGCTGGCAAAACAAATGGGTTTCTCTCCGGCCTATTTCTCGTTCAACGTGGAGGGAGGACGTTGCAGTGAATGTAAAGGCGAAGGTACCATCACCGTGGAGATGCAGTTTATGGCCGACATCCGGCTGGAATGCGAATCGTGCCACGGTAAACGGTTTTCTGACGAAGTGCTGGAAATAGAATATAAGGGAGCGACTATTCACGATATATTGGAGATGACGGTCAACCAGGCGATCGACTTTTTCGGGCAACAGAAAGGAACAACGGAGAAGAAAATCGTGAAGAAAATGCAACCGTTACAAGATGTGGGACTGGGGTATATCAAACTGGGACAGTCCTCCTCCACCCTTTCCGGTGGTGAGAACCAACGTGTGAAACTGGCCTACTACCTGGGGGAGGAAAAGGCGCAACCAACTGTTTTTATTTTCGACGAACCGACTACCGGCCTCCATTTTCATGATATCAAAACATTACTACAAGCATTTAACGCTTTGATAGAACGGGGACATACCGTAATCATTATCGAGCACAATATGGAAATCATCAAATGTGCCGACCATATTATCGATATCGGGCCGGAAGGAGGTAAAGCCGGCGGACAGGTCGTATGTGAAGGTACCCCGGAGCAGATCGTCCAATGTGAGCAATCTCATACAGGCCGTTTTTTGAAGGAAAAACTACATTAAAACGGGCAAGGGATAAAGGTGATTTGTAAGAGAGTTCATACTTACCACAGGTTTCTCAATATCCAATAAGCAATTATTACGGCCAACAGGACAACAGCCGCCCACCTGCCGAAAAAGAATTTTTCAACTCCGGGGAATCGTTTTTTCCCTCCAAAATATTGAAGGTAAATACCCAGAAAAATATAGGGAATCGCTAATACCATAAATGCATTGTACTTCAATGCGGCTCCTATATTAAAATGCAAAAGACTATGGACAGCTCTCTGCGACCCACATCCCGGACATTCATAACCGGTAGCGAGAAGAAAAGGGCATTTCGGGAAAAGAGGTTGTGCTTCCGGATCGAAAGTGTAAAAAATATAAAGCGCTGCCGTAACTAATACAGCTACGGCAGCACCTATTCCTATTTTTAGCCCTTTACGCACAACAGCGTCTAAAAATTATAACCGCTTGCATTGCTTTCGATAATATTCTCCATATATTCCGGCAAATTACCGGTAGCAAACATGATTATCCATAAGATCCAATACAGCAGCGCTGCTCCTACGGAGATCAGCGTCCACATTTTTGCTTTCCGGGCCATCTGCTCTGACTCTTCATATTTTCCGTTAAAGTAAAGTGAATCGACTTTTACGGCATAGATGATCCCCACAATTCCAAAAGGCATACAGCAAAAGAGAGTGGCCAAAATGGATTGCCACAGCCAGTTGCCGGGTTTCAACGAGGGTATGTCGTACGGTTGCTGCTCTTGAGGCGGCTCATTTCTATATTCCATTACAATATTTTTCTACGGTTAAGTATTCAACAGATCCTCCATACCGGCAAAGCCCGAAAGGGAACCGATAAATACAACAAACAATATGATAGCTATTATGATAAGTGCGATCCAACCAATGGCGATCCACATGGCAATCTTAGTCCATTTTGCCGCAGAACGGGAAGATTCCAGCGAAGCAGCGTAATCACCCCTGTTATAAAAAGATTCTACTTGCGCAGCATACACGATACCGATAATTCCAAGGAGGCTTAGGATACTACTGCAAAGCATAAACGGGAGGATGGTGACCAGGATCGACTCCACCAACCATGTCCTGGGCATTGGCTGAATTTGCTGTGTTTCGGTAGATTCTCCGGGCCGGTCATACCGGACAGTGGGCTGGCCCTCACCTGCCAGAGGCTTCTTGTACGCGTCGGAAAACAGGAAGTATAACTCTTCCGTCTCTTCTGCCCGTTTCCACTGCTCCATGCCTTGTGTCCACACAAGTGTATCGCGTTTTATCCCTTCTTGTCTCAATTCTTCGGGCGAAAAGGTTCCTTTTTGCTTTCCTTCAGCGTCAATATAAAAATAACGGTTCATATATCTTTCTTTTACTGGTAATCTTCAATTATATTAGTCGTTTTGAGTCGCCTTCGCTCCTCGATTGTTAATTCTCGCAACGGTATAGTCCGAGTAAACTCGTCTTCTACTCATTGCTTAACGAAAACGTTCCGATGTAATTTGTAATGAACGGATAGTCCGCCCGTTTTCATCGTTGTAAACATATTCAATGGTCACATTGTTCTCCTTGAAAATACGGAGATCAGGATTCGATGAAAATTCTTTTTCGATATTTTCCTTTAATGATTGTAATCCGTTCTCGACTAACGAATCGGGATTTGATGTATTCAATACCGTATAACGATAGCGAAATATATTCCCCTGTATCACCGAAGCCTCTTCAAACCGGGTGTACTGGTCGAGCATTACCGGAGCCGACATATTGAGGTTGACAGCCATCTCCTCAAGTTTCTTTGTAAGTGCTTTTTCATTCGAGTTGCACTGTATAAAAGACAAAGAAAGGAAGACAATAGAAAGAATAAAAATTATTTTTCGCATACTTTAGTTTTATACCACAAAAATAAAAAAGTTTAGGAAAGATAAAAAATATGAAGCGTTAAAAGCATTCGGCAGAATGTCTCTCGACACTCTGCCAAACATGTTAACCTTAAATCTAATACTATTATGAAAAAACCACGATGCAAATATAAAAAAGAAATTAAATCTCAGCAAATAATTTCAATAAAAAATAAAAAAATATCGTTTTTTGTCAAATTGTAAGCAAAATTAGACAACCGGCAAACCCATTCCTGTTATTTTGCGGTATAAATCAAGCGCATAGACATCGGTCATACCAGAAATGTAATCGATCACCGATTGAGTTTTGCCATAAAGGGTCGTAGAATCGGTTTCATACTGCTCCGGAATCCTGTCAAGAAGAAGTTTTGAATAGGCATGTTGGGGATTCCGAATGGCATCCGTGAAAACATCCAACAGATATCCAATAATCCGGTAACCGGCCAATTCAATATCGAGTACATCTTTAGATCGATATATATATTGCAGGGCAAATTCGGCACATCGTCCATAAGCCTTTGCTATCACAGGGGAAACATTTCCGATAAGTGTGCCGGAGAATTCCCCTGCAAGGATCTGCTCTTCGTTTGCAAGAAAGAGTGCCGAACATTCACCGACCAACAGGCCGATCACAGCGGAACGCAAATAGGCGATCTGCTCGTTTACATCGGTCACGTATGATAAAATCCTCACACATCGCTCTCGGCTCTCACCTTCAAAAAAACCGAGGAACAGTTCTATGGCCTTCTCTGTAGTTAATAGACGTAACTTGTGTGCATCTTCGATATCCATCACCTGATAACAGATGTCATCGGCAGCCTCCACCAAATACACCAATGGATAACGGACAAATCTCAACGGATACTCGTTTTGTTTGGCTACACCCAGGTCTTCCGCGATTTGACGGTAATCATCCTCTTCCGAAGCAAAAAAACCAAATTTATTTTTGCCACCGCTTAATTCCGAAGAATAAGGATATTTTACAATAGAAGCCAGCGTGGAATAGGTCATTGCAAAACCTCCCTCCCGCCTTCCCCTGAACTGGTGCATCAGCAACCGTATGGCATTGGCATTCCCTTCAAAGCAGGTGAAATCGCTCCAGCGACCCCCTTCCTGCTCCACCTCGCCCTTCAGAAAAGCTCCCTTTCCCTCAGAAAAGAAAGTGGAAATCGCCTTTTCACCCGAATGGCCAAACGGCGGATTTCCCATGTCATGCGCCAGGCATGCAGCAGCGACAATTGAGCCGATCTCTTCGAAATGGGCTTCTGATCCGGGATATTTTTTTCGCAATTCACGTCCTACGTTTTCTCCCATGGAGCGGCCGACACTAGCGACCTCCAGGCTGTGTGTCAGTCGATTATGCACAAAAATGCTTCCCGGCAAGGGAAATACCTGCGTCTTGTTCTGCAACCGGCGGAAAGGCGACGAGAAAATCAACCGGTCATAATCACGTTGATACTCCGTGCGTTCATGTTTCTTCGCATTCTCATAATGCTCCATTCCAAACCTCTTTGCAGATAATAAACGTTCCCAATCCATACGATTTTGTTTATATAGACAAAGATAACACCAACGTTTTCGTTAAGCAAGAGCAAAACAAATAAATTTGTTTTGCCGAGCGCAGAAAACGCCTAAGTAATTGAACTATCCGAAAAATTGGATCATTGACATTTTTTTGATAAGATTATCGTTATGATACCTGTAGAATTTCCACAAATAAGAGTAAATTTGTGCCTTAATTACAGAAAGGTTTTTCAATGACTGATATTATCAAGCACGAATGTGGGATTGCGGTAATCCGCCTCCTCAAACCCCTCGATTATTATTATAATAAGTATGGGAGCTGGCAATACGGGTTGGACAAGATGTACCTGCTTATGGAGAAACAGCACAACCGTGGCCAGGAAGGAGCGGGACTGGGTGCTGTGAAGCTGGAGGCTTCTCCCGGCAATGAGTTCATCTTCAGAGAAAGGGCACTGGGATCAAGTGCCATCTCGGAAATTTTCTCCCATGTACACACATCATTCCAGCAATTCTCAAAAGAACAACTGAGTGATATCGAATTTGTCAAGACATCGGTTCCTTTTGCTGCGGAACTCTTTATCGGGCATCTACGGTACAGTACTACCGGCAAGAGCGGTCTCAGCTACGTGCATCCGCTCCTGCGCCGTAACAACTGGGCTTCAAGGAGCCTTGCTTTAGCGGGGAATTTCAATATGACCAATGTGGATGAAATGTTCCACCAACTCCTCCAGGAGGGACAACATCCGCGCGATTACGCCGATACTTTCGTCATGCTGGAATCACTCGGCCATTATCTGGACCGTGAAGTACAATACCAGTACGATCACCTGGATAAAGAACAGATGACCGGCCAGGAAGTGAGTCATCA
This window of the Proteiniphilum saccharofermentans genome carries:
- a CDS encoding GYF domain-containing protein, producing the protein MNRYFYIDAEGKQKGTFSPEELRQEGIKRDTLVWTQGMEQWKRAEETEELYFLFSDAYKKPLAGEGQPTVRYDRPGESTETQQIQPMPRTWLVESILVTILPFMLCSSILSLLGIIGIVYAAQVESFYNRGDYAASLESSRSAAKWTKIAMWIAIGWIALIIIAIILFVVFIGSLSGFAGMEDLLNT
- a CDS encoding DUF2752 domain-containing protein, with the translated sequence MRKGLKIGIGAAVAVLVTAALYIFYTFDPEAQPLFPKCPFLLATGYECPGCGSQRAVHSLLHFNIGAALKYNAFMVLAIPYIFLGIYLQYFGGKKRFPGVEKFFFGRWAAVVLLAVIIAYWILRNLW
- the dgt gene encoding dGTP triphosphohydrolase, which produces MDWERLLSAKRFGMEHYENAKKHERTEYQRDYDRLIFSSPFRRLQNKTQVFPLPGSIFVHNRLTHSLEVASVGRSMGENVGRELRKKYPGSEAHFEEIGSIVAAACLAHDMGNPPFGHSGEKAISTFFSEGKGAFLKGEVEQEGGRWSDFTCFEGNANAIRLLMHQFRGRREGGFAMTYSTLASIVKYPYSSELSGGKNKFGFFASEEDDYRQIAEDLGVAKQNEYPLRFVRYPLVYLVEAADDICYQVMDIEDAHKLRLLTTEKAIELFLGFFEGESRERCVRILSYVTDVNEQIAYLRSAVIGLLVGECSALFLANEEQILAGEFSGTLIGNVSPVIAKAYGRCAEFALQYIYRSKDVLDIELAGYRIIGYLLDVFTDAIRNPQHAYSKLLLDRIPEQYETDSTTLYGKTQSVIDYISGMTDVYALDLYRKITGMGLPVV
- a CDS encoding CD225/dispanin family protein, whose protein sequence is MEYRNEPPQEQQPYDIPSLKPGNWLWQSILATLFCCMPFGIVGIIYAVKVDSLYFNGKYEESEQMARKAKMWTLISVGAALLYWILWIIMFATGNLPEYMENIIESNASGYNF
- the uvrA gene encoding excinuclease ABC subunit UvrA, with the translated sequence MSNSKQIEIKGARVNNLKNIDVNIPRNTFTVITGLSGSGKSSLAFDTLYAEGQRRYVESLSAYARQFLGRMNKPECDYIHGIPPAIAIEQKTTSRNPRSTVGTSTEIYEYLRLLYARIGKTISPVSGIEVKRHYVHDVVAKMQEYREGTRMAVLSHIQLRNGRNLRNQLEILLKEGFTRIDVGEQFYRIEELLEQNKLPSENEVLLVIDRLSCSSDKATMNRLSDSVETAFLEGDGECIVRFWGENGIESFTFSNRFEADGITFEEPTEMMFNFNSPAGACPKCEGFGKVVGIDENLVIPDKSLSVQEECVQCWRGEKMSEWRQEFVHNAYKVDFPIHRAYYDLTDTEKDILWNGRHDLGIYGINDFFAMLEKNLYKIQYRVMLARYRGKTGCPVCKGSRLKKEAFYVKVGGKSITELVVMPVTELKAFFDQLTLNETDAAIAERLLTEIRNRVQFLLNVGLGYLTLNRLSNTLSGGESQRINLVSSLGSSLVGSLYILDEPSIGLHSRDTYLLIGVLRDLQQMGNTVVVVEHDEEIIRAADYIIDIGPKAGRLGGEVIYQGNVAELEEKSDSYTVKYLTGEEEIEIPKVRRKWNNYIEVKGARQNNLKNIDVKFPLNVMTVVTGVSGSGKSSLVNDVLFNSLQHHYKGTALEHAEFNGIGGDLKLMKGVEYVDQNPIGKSSRSNPVTYLKAFDEIRKLYAAQPLAKQMGFSPAYFSFNVEGGRCSECKGEGTITVEMQFMADIRLECESCHGKRFSDEVLEIEYKGATIHDILEMTVNQAIDFFGQQKGTTEKKIVKKMQPLQDVGLGYIKLGQSSSTLSGGENQRVKLAYYLGEEKAQPTVFIFDEPTTGLHFHDIKTLLQAFNALIERGHTVIIIEHNMEIIKCADHIIDIGPEGGKAGGQVVCEGTPEQIVQCEQSHTGRFLKEKLH